A window from Leptospira meyeri encodes these proteins:
- the pyrB gene encoding aspartate carbamoyltransferase, with protein MHSYAHKNILDTLQFSKEDLNFLIEKTQRMNLLQESGKAFGILNGKLLASLFFEASTRTRLSFEAAMERLGGRLISTVGFQFSSISKGETLYDTMKMIEAYVDIAVIRHPVEGSSRIAAGAVNIPVINAGDGAGQHPTQALLDLYTIVSEKGKIDGLNIAFIGDLKYGRTIHSLINLLRHYPVHLYLISPEELKLPEKYKKNLEGYPMTWEETTDIKAFWDADVAYVTRIQEERFPDHREYEKLKDIYKVNKELVLASKKETIILHPLPRVNELSTDVDDLPNAAYFRQAKYGVVVRMALLCLSLGVNFD; from the coding sequence ATGCACTCTTACGCTCACAAAAACATACTCGACACCCTCCAATTCTCCAAAGAGGACTTAAACTTCCTAATTGAGAAGACCCAACGTATGAACTTACTTCAGGAATCCGGAAAGGCTTTCGGAATTCTGAATGGAAAACTTCTGGCATCCTTGTTTTTTGAAGCAAGCACAAGGACTCGGCTTTCCTTTGAAGCGGCCATGGAAAGGTTAGGTGGAAGATTAATTTCCACCGTGGGGTTTCAGTTTTCTTCAATCTCTAAAGGAGAGACACTTTATGATACCATGAAGATGATCGAAGCCTATGTAGACATAGCCGTCATTCGCCATCCAGTGGAAGGATCTTCTCGGATTGCGGCAGGAGCAGTCAATATTCCTGTGATCAACGCAGGAGATGGGGCAGGCCAACACCCGACCCAAGCTCTTCTCGATTTATACACGATTGTATCCGAAAAAGGAAAGATCGATGGTTTAAACATTGCGTTTATCGGAGATTTAAAATATGGAAGGACCATCCATTCTCTCATTAATCTATTAAGGCACTATCCTGTGCATTTGTATCTGATTAGTCCTGAAGAACTTAAACTTCCAGAGAAATACAAAAAAAACTTGGAAGGTTATCCTATGACTTGGGAAGAAACCACGGACATCAAAGCTTTTTGGGATGCAGATGTTGCATATGTGACTCGGATCCAAGAAGAACGTTTCCCTGACCATAGAGAATATGAAAAATTAAAAGATATTTATAAAGTGAATAAGGAACTAGTTCTTGCTTCTAAAAAAGAAACGATCATTCTCCATCCACTTCCACGTGTGAACGAACTTTCTACTGACGTGGATGATCTTCCCAATGCAGCTTACTTTCGTCAGGCGAAGTATGGTGTGGTGGTAAGAATGGCATTACTTTGTCTCAGTCTTGGAGTGAATTTTGACTAA
- the rho gene encoding transcription termination factor Rho, with protein sequence MASRKQEEIQVNPPEEPTEYTNGIMDQEDGSEPPKQFKKKKNRYEGPIPPPLDLVELKKKNINELADLAKGLGVENTHGLKKQNLMFALLQAQTEKDGQVHAAGVMERLPDGYGFLRSPDYNYVPGPDDIYVSPSQIKLFGLRTGDTVTGLIRPPKEAERFFAMLRVESINGFPVEVAQKRNLFDNLTPLYPNERINMEFDPSHLDTRVIDLMCPIGKGQRALIVAPPRTGKTVLMQSIANAITRNHPEIFLIVLLIDERPEEVTDMARHVKGEVVSSTFDEPAQRHVQVAEMVIEKAKRLVEHGKDVVILLDSITRLARAYNQVVPTSGKILSGGVDSNALHKPKRFFGAARNIEEGGSLTIIATALIDTGSRMDEVIFEEFKGTGNMEIHLDRKLADKRIFPAIDINRSGTRKEELLLPQDTLTRVFILRKVLSPMSITESMELLIEKMRGAKTNDQFLASMNTN encoded by the coding sequence ATGGCATCACGCAAACAAGAAGAAATCCAAGTTAATCCTCCCGAAGAACCAACCGAATATACAAACGGCATCATGGACCAAGAAGACGGTTCCGAACCCCCAAAACAGTTTAAGAAGAAAAAGAACCGATATGAAGGTCCAATTCCTCCTCCTCTCGATTTAGTCGAACTCAAGAAAAAAAACATCAATGAACTGGCTGACCTTGCGAAAGGGTTAGGAGTGGAAAACACTCACGGACTGAAGAAACAAAACTTGATGTTTGCTCTTCTCCAAGCACAAACCGAAAAAGACGGTCAGGTGCATGCAGCCGGAGTTATGGAAAGGCTACCTGATGGGTACGGTTTTCTTCGTTCACCTGACTACAATTATGTGCCAGGTCCAGATGATATTTATGTTTCCCCCTCTCAAATTAAATTGTTTGGTCTTCGCACAGGTGATACTGTCACAGGTCTTATCAGACCACCGAAAGAAGCAGAAAGATTTTTTGCGATGTTGCGTGTGGAATCCATTAACGGTTTCCCTGTGGAAGTTGCCCAAAAAAGAAATTTATTCGATAACCTAACACCACTTTATCCAAATGAAAGAATCAATATGGAGTTTGATCCAAGCCATTTGGACACTCGTGTGATTGACCTTATGTGTCCGATTGGGAAAGGGCAGAGAGCTCTCATTGTTGCTCCGCCAAGAACGGGGAAAACAGTTCTCATGCAATCCATTGCCAATGCGATTACACGAAACCACCCAGAAATTTTTCTCATCGTTCTTCTGATTGATGAACGTCCAGAGGAGGTAACGGATATGGCTCGCCATGTAAAAGGAGAGGTTGTGAGTTCTACATTTGATGAACCTGCACAACGCCACGTCCAAGTAGCTGAAATGGTCATCGAAAAAGCAAAACGTCTTGTGGAACACGGAAAGGATGTGGTCATTTTACTCGACTCGATCACTAGGCTTGCCCGCGCTTACAACCAAGTGGTTCCTACTTCTGGAAAAATCCTTTCCGGTGGTGTGGATTCCAATGCCCTCCACAAACCAAAACGTTTCTTTGGAGCGGCAAGGAATATCGAAGAAGGTGGGTCTCTTACCATCATCGCAACCGCACTCATTGACACTGGTTCCCGAATGGATGAGGTGATTTTTGAGGAATTTAAAGGAACGGGAAATATGGAAATCCATTTGGACCGAAAACTCGCTGACAAACGAATTTTCCCGGCCATCGACATCAACCGCTCCGGAACCAGGAAGGAAGAACTCCTCCTACCGCAAGATACCCTCACTCGAGTCTTTATCCTTCGAAAAGTACTTTCTCCTATGAGTATCACCGAAAGTATGGAACTATTGATTGAAAAAATGCGTGGTGCGAAGACGAACGACCAATTCCTCGCCAGCATGAATACGAACTAG
- a CDS encoding UbiX family flavin prenyltransferase, with product MKLVVGLAGASGSIYAARFLRALYELEGETYITASPAALRIFSEEYETKVESCEEILSFVETKWKPQTKHRFHVRNFFDIGSDIASGSNTWDCMVVIPCSMKTVASMSAGLTENLIERAADVTLKERRRLIVVPRETPYNRIHLKNLLALDEAGAIILPASPGFYQMPKTLDDLGDFIAGRIFSLLGVNQTLFPKWLG from the coding sequence ATGAAACTTGTTGTGGGCCTTGCTGGTGCTAGTGGTAGTATTTATGCTGCTCGGTTTCTTCGTGCCCTCTATGAATTAGAAGGGGAGACTTATATTACGGCAAGCCCTGCTGCTTTACGAATTTTTTCCGAAGAGTATGAGACAAAGGTTGAGTCTTGCGAAGAGATTCTTTCTTTTGTCGAAACAAAATGGAAACCACAAACGAAACATAGGTTTCATGTTCGTAATTTTTTTGATATTGGATCTGATATTGCCAGTGGTTCGAACACTTGGGATTGCATGGTTGTGATTCCCTGTAGTATGAAAACAGTGGCTTCGATGTCAGCAGGTCTAACAGAAAATTTAATTGAAAGAGCAGCGGATGTCACATTGAAAGAAAGAAGAAGGTTGATTGTTGTTCCAAGAGAAACTCCTTACAACCGCATCCACCTTAAAAATCTTTTGGCTCTCGATGAAGCTGGTGCGATCATCCTTCCCGCTTCTCCTGGGTTTTATCAAATGCCAAAAACATTGGATGATTTAGGAGATTTTATTGCTGGAAGGATATTCAGTCTTCTGGGAGTCAACCAAACACTATTTCCTAAGTGGTTGGGGTAA
- a CDS encoding helix-turn-helix domain-containing protein produces the protein MKFESLYRHFLLTKATHLPVISEEGELLGLLSKDRVHRELSDLGREREDLDEIPLDILERELHENLLLYFKESAQIPVIGLDGEKKDHWDKPRFLAAFTRFDSSQSRDPKLEEIESKLEKKKENADSVQWFMELILSHFPDGLLATDVNGSTIFYNETFENNILTKPLFRDSLQLAEKYLHNLNREVLASYLKDHDLTLGKDADTSVLHTNIAELRADLRIITLKKEKKVVGFLYHFSPSKFAHPSGTGNSEFPNLDEAFRSKLPLESVLEEMEAHYIHKSLGRNSNNISHTATELGVPRTTLQNRIRFLKLSERFQNEAKVKSVIPRKRSEKPEEKQKKVSPKKKSLSPNQAKTKEKPLKSSKPKAKAKKQSPKPTQVGKKSKKRR, from the coding sequence GTGAAGTTCGAATCACTTTATCGTCATTTTTTGCTGACTAAGGCAACCCATCTTCCTGTGATTTCGGAAGAAGGGGAACTTTTAGGTCTCCTTTCCAAAGACCGGGTTCACCGCGAATTGTCTGATTTGGGGAGAGAAAGGGAAGATCTGGATGAAATTCCTTTGGACATCCTCGAAAGAGAACTCCACGAAAATCTTCTGCTCTATTTCAAAGAATCCGCACAAATCCCGGTCATTGGTTTGGATGGTGAAAAAAAGGATCACTGGGACAAACCAAGGTTTCTTGCGGCTTTCACTCGTTTTGATTCTTCTCAGTCTCGAGATCCCAAACTCGAAGAAATCGAATCCAAACTAGAAAAGAAAAAAGAAAATGCAGACTCTGTCCAATGGTTTATGGAACTCATCCTTTCTCATTTTCCCGATGGACTTCTTGCGACTGATGTAAACGGTTCTACAATTTTTTATAATGAGACCTTTGAAAATAACATTCTCACCAAACCTTTGTTTCGTGATTCATTGCAGTTGGCAGAAAAATACCTTCATAATCTCAATCGGGAAGTCCTTGCTAGTTATCTAAAGGATCATGATTTGACTTTGGGCAAAGATGCGGACACAAGTGTATTACATACTAACATTGCAGAGCTACGTGCAGATCTTCGCATTATCACTTTAAAAAAAGAGAAAAAGGTCGTTGGTTTTTTATATCATTTTTCGCCATCAAAATTTGCCCATCCTTCCGGAACTGGAAATTCCGAATTCCCGAATTTGGATGAGGCTTTCCGTTCTAAACTTCCGTTAGAGTCAGTTTTGGAAGAAATGGAAGCTCATTACATCCATAAATCACTGGGAAGAAATTCTAATAATATCTCACATACCGCTACGGAACTTGGTGTACCAAGGACTACCTTACAAAACAGAATTCGCTTTTTAAAACTTTCGGAACGGTTTCAGAATGAAGCTAAGGTAAAGTCCGTAATTCCGAGGAAACGCTCCGAAAAACCGGAAGAAAAACAAAAAAAAGTTTCTCCGAAAAAGAAGTCACTCTCTCCAAATCAGGCAAAAACTAAGGAGAAACCTTTAAAATCTTCAAAACCAAAGGCAAAAGCTAAGAAACAGAGTCCAAAACCAACGCAAGTGGGGAAAAAGTCGAAAAAAAGACGTTGA
- a CDS encoding UbiA-like polyprenyltransferase, protein MNFFKNLILYAKMVKFSHTLFALPFAGISFLLAYLESTLDTGDLLRIGALVLVCMVTARSAAMGFNRYVDSEIDEKNPRTQNREIPSGKISKLSALLFIGLSSFIFIFASFFVNKLAFLLSFPALFVLFLYSLTKRFTLFCHLVLGFAISLAPLGAWIAITETVSLVPVLFSLGLLFHISAFDVLYAIQDMDFDAKENLHSIPSRLGETKSRAIAVILHSFSFVFFIYAGISAGLGLMYFLILSVIGILVLYEHRISYQYKSKDLPIIFYQINSWISVVLFLAILFDKWNEFRLKISSGISF, encoded by the coding sequence ATGAACTTCTTTAAAAACCTTATTCTTTACGCAAAAATGGTCAAATTTTCCCACACACTCTTTGCTTTGCCCTTCGCAGGAATTAGTTTCCTCCTGGCTTATCTAGAATCCACCCTGGATACCGGTGACTTGCTCCGGATTGGAGCCCTTGTCCTTGTTTGTATGGTCACCGCCCGTAGCGCAGCCATGGGATTCAACCGCTATGTAGATTCAGAAATCGATGAAAAGAATCCTCGTACACAAAATAGAGAAATCCCTTCTGGAAAAATTTCCAAACTCTCAGCTCTTCTCTTCATTGGGCTTTCTTCTTTTATTTTTATCTTTGCCAGTTTTTTTGTGAACAAACTGGCCTTCTTACTCTCCTTCCCTGCACTTTTTGTATTATTCCTTTATTCACTCACAAAAAGATTCACCCTATTTTGCCATTTGGTTTTGGGATTTGCAATTTCTCTTGCTCCTCTCGGTGCCTGGATTGCCATCACTGAAACTGTGAGTTTAGTTCCCGTTTTATTTTCTTTGGGATTACTCTTTCATATTTCCGCCTTTGATGTGTTATATGCCATTCAGGATATGGACTTTGACGCCAAAGAAAATCTTCATAGCATTCCTTCTCGACTAGGGGAAACCAAATCAAGAGCCATTGCTGTCATTCTTCATAGCTTTTCTTTTGTATTTTTTATTTATGCAGGGATCAGCGCTGGACTTGGGCTTATGTATTTCCTTATCCTTTCCGTGATTGGAATTTTGGTTTTGTATGAACATAGGATTTCTTACCAATATAAGTCCAAAGACCTACCTATTATTTTTTACCAAATCAATTCTTGGATCAGCGTTGTTTTATTTCTGGCAATTCTATTTGATAAGTGGAACGAGTTTCGATTAAAAATTTCTTCGGGTATTAGTTTTTAA
- a CDS encoding DUF2203 domain-containing protein, with protein MTKKIWTLGEAREVLPLVRDITKEYYIKASILADDIRNKLLPENVLETKEEEISEIVKHWTNEILAMQIDVKGLWLVDFDHGSGFYCWTWGEEDVLYEHGYHEGFRSRKLIEENKEENDSDK; from the coding sequence TTGACTAAAAAGATTTGGACATTAGGTGAGGCAAGGGAAGTCCTCCCTCTCGTTCGTGACATCACCAAAGAATATTATATAAAGGCCAGTATTCTTGCAGATGACATTCGGAATAAACTATTACCAGAAAATGTTTTAGAAACCAAAGAAGAAGAAATTAGTGAAATTGTAAAACATTGGACAAACGAAATTTTGGCAATGCAGATCGATGTCAAAGGATTGTGGTTGGTAGACTTTGATCATGGCAGTGGGTTTTATTGTTGGACCTGGGGCGAAGAAGATGTGTTATACGAACACGGTTATCATGAAGGATTTAGATCGAGAAAACTCATAGAGGAAAATAAAGAAGAAAATGACTCAGATAAATGA
- a CDS encoding LL-diaminopimelate aminotransferase produces the protein MTQINENYLKLKAGYLFPEIGRRVKAYSEANQSAKIIRLGIGDVTLPLAPTIVNAMVDAAKEMGSSGGFHGYGPEQGYSFLIQKIIAHDYTARGVQIAEDEVFVSDGSKCDCGNIQEIFSLDSKIAVVDPVYPVYVDTNVMAGRTGEVGSDGRYANIIYMPATEENNFEPDFPKEKPDIIYLCYPNNPTGMVATKSRLTEWVNFAKKIGSIILYDSAYESFIQDPEIPKSIYEIPGAKEVAMEFRSFSKTAGFTGTRCAYLVIPKDLKGKTKSGEEISFNSLWNRRHTTKFNGVSYVTQKGAEAVFSAQGQVEIKEQISYYMQNAKLIREGLAKAGYTVFGGTNAPYIWLKTPRGLKSWEFFDELLGKAQVVGTPGSGFGPAGEGYFRLSAFGKREDVISAIERIQKM, from the coding sequence ATGACTCAGATAAATGAAAACTATTTAAAGTTGAAAGCAGGATACCTTTTTCCTGAAATCGGAAGAAGAGTGAAGGCTTACTCTGAAGCCAACCAAAGTGCAAAAATCATTCGCCTTGGGATTGGAGATGTGACTTTACCGTTGGCACCTACAATTGTCAATGCAATGGTTGATGCAGCTAAAGAAATGGGAAGCTCTGGGGGTTTTCATGGGTATGGCCCGGAACAAGGATATTCCTTTCTCATTCAAAAAATCATTGCTCATGACTATACCGCTCGCGGTGTCCAAATTGCGGAAGATGAAGTTTTTGTTTCTGATGGATCCAAATGTGACTGTGGTAACATCCAAGAGATTTTTTCTCTAGATAGCAAAATTGCTGTCGTTGACCCCGTGTATCCAGTGTATGTGGACACAAATGTGATGGCAGGTCGCACGGGAGAAGTGGGATCGGATGGAAGATATGCGAATATCATTTATATGCCAGCCACAGAAGAAAACAATTTTGAGCCGGACTTCCCAAAAGAAAAACCCGATATCATTTATCTTTGTTATCCAAATAACCCTACCGGTATGGTGGCAACTAAGTCTCGTCTTACGGAATGGGTGAACTTTGCCAAAAAAATTGGAAGTATCATCCTTTATGATTCGGCTTATGAATCCTTCATCCAAGACCCAGAAATTCCTAAATCCATTTATGAAATTCCTGGTGCCAAAGAAGTGGCGATGGAATTTCGTTCGTTTTCCAAAACCGCTGGATTTACGGGGACTCGTTGTGCCTACCTTGTGATCCCAAAAGACTTAAAAGGAAAAACCAAATCGGGAGAAGAAATCAGTTTCAATTCCCTTTGGAATCGTCGCCACACAACCAAGTTCAATGGAGTGTCTTACGTGACACAAAAAGGTGCAGAGGCAGTTTTTTCTGCACAAGGGCAAGTGGAGATCAAAGAACAAATTTCCTACTATATGCAAAATGCAAAGCTCATCCGAGAAGGTTTGGCGAAAGCCGGATATACCGTATTCGGTGGCACCAATGCTCCCTACATTTGGTTGAAAACCCCACGCGGGCTAAAATCTTGGGAATTTTTTGACGAACTTCTCGGAAAGGCCCAAGTGGTGGGAACCCCAGGTTCGGGTTTTGGCCCGGCAGGAGAGGGATATTTCCGACTTTCTGCCTTTGGAAAACGCGAAGATGTGATTTCTGCGATCGAACGTATCCAAAAAATGTAA
- a CDS encoding adhesin OmpL37 family surface protein produces MGKWKFILFFAMVVGHISHISAVSPEQTNLGILIFENKENLNFINVALSNLAPSQEEAQSTGQPGAETPQADPSKKNLDFDYFKLLKAANQSDFSGNMWYLQSNYVYGFRQLRQAQGELKNIFEIVLQKYIEDARALLEAAAPTIIRSNDNNAKALLRLGFRDLRSSEDLYTTGLNSSPHQYRYKLTLYKEGILTLRRAKRFAILAMIYSKTPDEDKPEYQYRSNEDLKDARNEEKQRNYEKVRDTIINFVENKRMERTVVPPGNPDAKPLDLLEQHDDNYGLITSKKLDLLMEANAQIKETEGARRESVPPTPKFDENGKAIYPEEKKK; encoded by the coding sequence ATGGGAAAATGGAAATTCATCCTCTTTTTTGCAATGGTTGTGGGTCATATCTCACATATCAGCGCAGTATCACCAGAACAGACGAATCTGGGGATTCTAATCTTTGAAAACAAAGAAAACTTAAATTTTATCAATGTTGCTCTCAGCAATTTGGCTCCTTCGCAAGAAGAAGCACAAAGCACAGGCCAACCAGGAGCTGAAACTCCCCAAGCGGATCCTTCCAAAAAGAATTTGGACTTTGATTATTTCAAACTCCTAAAAGCAGCCAACCAATCTGACTTTAGTGGGAACATGTGGTACTTACAAAGTAATTATGTGTATGGATTTCGCCAACTCCGCCAAGCCCAAGGGGAGTTAAAAAATATTTTTGAAATCGTTCTTCAGAAGTATATTGAAGACGCAAGAGCTTTACTCGAAGCAGCAGCCCCGACCATCATTCGTTCCAATGACAATAACGCCAAAGCATTGTTACGTCTTGGTTTTCGTGACCTTCGCTCTTCGGAAGACCTTTACACAACAGGTCTTAACTCAAGCCCACACCAATACCGATACAAACTCACTCTTTATAAGGAAGGGATCCTCACGTTGCGACGTGCGAAACGTTTTGCTATCCTTGCGATGATTTATAGCAAAACTCCAGACGAGGACAAACCCGAATATCAATATAGATCTAACGAAGATCTAAAAGATGCTCGGAACGAAGAAAAACAACGTAACTATGAAAAGGTGAGAGATACCATCATCAACTTCGTAGAAAACAAACGTATGGAAAGAACGGTGGTTCCTCCTGGAAACCCGGATGCAAAACCTTTGGATCTTTTAGAACAACATGATGACAATTACGGACTCATTACTTCTAAAAAATTAGATTTACTGATGGAAGCCAATGCACAAATCAAAGAGACAGAAGGTGCGAGACGTGAGTCAGTTCCTCCAACTCCAAAATTTGATGAAAACGGGAAAGCCATCTACCCAGAAGAAAAGAAAAAATAA
- the rpmE gene encoding 50S ribosomal protein L31 has product MKTDIHPKYVSAKIKCACGTVIETRSTAGDISVEICSNCHPFFTGKSKLVDTTGRVDKFKKKYKMK; this is encoded by the coding sequence ATGAAAACTGACATACATCCAAAATACGTTTCTGCAAAAATCAAATGCGCTTGTGGTACAGTGATCGAAACAAGATCCACTGCCGGGGATATCAGTGTGGAAATTTGTTCCAACTGCCACCCATTCTTTACCGGAAAATCCAAACTAGTGGATACAACGGGACGAGTAGACAAGTTCAAGAAAAAATACAAAATGAAGTAA
- a CDS encoding acyl-CoA thioesterase, which yields MVDTIQNKLLDMELVTQHLVQPDDLNYHNNLFGGKMLSWIDEGMAMYVMNKIRYTNIVTMSMDNVVFRSPARAGDIIQIYGKIVKYGKSSVTSRTLAITNNPQTGKMSAVIESDITYVCLGDNGKPTAYFRNFTPTT from the coding sequence ATGGTCGATACGATTCAGAACAAACTCCTCGATATGGAACTGGTTACCCAACATCTGGTCCAACCTGACGATTTGAACTACCATAACAATCTATTTGGAGGGAAAATGCTCTCCTGGATTGATGAAGGGATGGCAATGTATGTGATGAATAAAATCCGTTATACCAATATTGTTACCATGAGTATGGACAATGTGGTATTTCGTTCCCCCGCTCGGGCCGGAGACATCATCCAGATCTACGGAAAAATCGTAAAATACGGAAAATCTTCGGTGACATCCCGAACTTTGGCCATTACGAATAACCCACAAACGGGAAAAATGTCTGCGGTGATTGAAAGTGACATCACCTACGTTTGTTTAGGTGACAACGGAAAACCAACTGCTTACTTTCGGAATTTTACCCCAACCACTTAG
- the nth gene encoding endonuclease III: MKQSRKTPKVTEVYRLLEAEFGAVETPLHFSKPYELAIAVILSAQCTDERVNQVTPELFRTFPTLESFAKAPLAAIEKKIFSTGFYKNKAKSIQGFARMVLDEFSGEIPKTMEEAIKLPGFGRKTANVVLAEIYGVVEGFVVDTHVKRLTQRLGFTKKTDPVQIEREMMKMTPKEICRNLSLYLIFLGRKYCQARRTFCSTCPLSSLCPSFSE; this comes from the coding sequence TTGAAACAATCCAGAAAAACACCCAAAGTCACCGAAGTCTACCGTCTCCTGGAGGCGGAGTTCGGTGCAGTAGAAACCCCCCTTCATTTTTCTAAACCTTATGAGTTGGCCATAGCAGTCATCTTAAGTGCACAATGTACGGATGAACGCGTGAACCAAGTCACACCGGAACTCTTTCGCACTTTCCCCACTCTTGAATCTTTTGCAAAGGCACCTCTTGCGGCCATAGAGAAAAAAATTTTCTCTACTGGGTTTTATAAAAACAAAGCCAAAAGTATCCAGGGTTTTGCTCGGATGGTTCTTGATGAATTTAGTGGTGAAATTCCAAAAACAATGGAAGAGGCCATTAAACTTCCTGGGTTTGGAAGGAAAACGGCCAATGTGGTTCTTGCAGAAATTTATGGAGTTGTGGAAGGCTTTGTTGTGGATACCCATGTGAAGCGACTCACCCAACGTTTGGGTTTTACAAAAAAAACGGATCCCGTTCAAATTGAACGTGAGATGATGAAAATGACTCCTAAGGAGATTTGCCGAAACCTATCTCTGTACCTAATATTTCTCGGTCGTAAGTATTGCCAGGCGCGCCGGACATTTTGTTCGACTTGTCCTCTTTCTTCCCTATGTCCTTCGTTTTCGGAATAG
- the rpmB gene encoding 50S ribosomal protein L28, with amino-acid sequence MARTCVVTGKGTTAGNNVSHSHKKNRRIWKVNVITKKIFLEDENRWVRVKISTRALRTLRKKGLKVAIKDHGGDIAAITPKKYVGITPKAQPAA; translated from the coding sequence ATGGCTAGAACATGTGTAGTAACCGGAAAAGGAACGACGGCAGGGAACAACGTATCCCATTCTCATAAAAAGAACCGCCGTATCTGGAAGGTGAATGTGATCACAAAGAAAATCTTCTTAGAAGACGAGAACCGTTGGGTTCGAGTTAAGATTTCTACACGTGCTTTGCGAACTCTTCGTAAAAAAGGTTTGAAAGTGGCAATCAAAGACCACGGTGGCGATATCGCTGCGATCACTCCTAAAAAATACGTTGGGATCACTCCAAAAGCACAACCAGCAGCTTAA
- a CDS encoding TIGR00730 family Rossman fold protein encodes MNDLAFENQSFLWGNEAGPVRILSEYLHPKSEFQTHGITDTIVVFGSARIPSPETPKSNPPSPIESLSHYYTEACEFSRLISEWADLFKQENPDRNLHICTGGGPGIMEAGNRGAREAGSKSVALNIVLPHEQHVNPYVDPELAFEFHYFFMRKLWFMKTCRGMIAFPGGFGTFDELFETLTLVQTGKKSRIPILLYGTEFWTSVINFKKLAEMRLISEEDLHLFGFADTPIDALRFFQEKIRFELTHSEGTKT; translated from the coding sequence ATGAATGATTTAGCCTTTGAGAATCAAAGTTTTTTATGGGGAAACGAAGCGGGCCCTGTTCGGATCCTTTCTGAATACCTCCACCCCAAATCGGAATTCCAAACACATGGAATTACAGATACAATTGTTGTGTTTGGTTCGGCACGCATTCCTTCTCCAGAAACTCCCAAATCAAATCCACCTTCCCCGATCGAATCCTTGAGCCATTATTATACAGAAGCCTGTGAGTTTTCTCGATTGATTTCCGAATGGGCAGATTTGTTCAAACAGGAGAATCCGGATCGAAACTTACACATCTGCACTGGCGGTGGGCCCGGGATCATGGAAGCCGGGAATAGAGGAGCAAGAGAGGCAGGATCCAAATCCGTCGCCCTCAATATTGTTTTACCTCATGAACAACATGTAAATCCCTATGTAGATCCAGAACTTGCTTTTGAATTTCATTATTTTTTTATGAGAAAACTTTGGTTTATGAAAACCTGTCGTGGGATGATTGCCTTTCCTGGTGGATTTGGAACCTTTGATGAACTTTTTGAAACCCTTACTTTGGTGCAGACAGGAAAAAAATCCAGGATTCCCATCTTGTTGTATGGGACAGAATTTTGGACGAGTGTGATCAATTTCAAAAAGCTGGCAGAGATGCGCCTAATTTCGGAAGAAGACCTCCATTTGTTTGGGTTTGCAGATACACCCATCGATGCGCTTCGATTCTTTCAGGAAAAGATTCGTTTCGAATTGACCCATTCTGAGGGTACAAAAACATAG